TTAACCTTTAAGATTGTTTAATATCAACTCGTAAAATTGTTTTCTCTGTTGCTAAGAGTCCACCAAGTACAAAATCAAGATATGAATGTGCAATATCAGTTGAATCTCTATCCACTTGCTCATTTGGCATTGGTAGCATATATTTACTTGGTTTGAACTTAATTAGTTCAGCATTTAATGGATAAATGAGTATTTGATTTTGAAGTAAATTACTTGTTTCAATATATACTTCTCTTCTATTATTAACAGCTTTTATTGTCTTAATAAGGAAGTCCTCCCAAGAATCATTAGAAGAATAAACATTAGATGATGAAGAAGAATTTGTTATTGCATATGGTTTAACTAACTTTAAACTTGTTACTGGATCAACTAATACCATCATAGGAGTTGAGAATTCATCTCCTAGCTCTAATTTTGCAAGACCCTTTTCGATACTTTCAAATATTTTATCCATTTTTTCTTTGTCGCTGCTACTTACCTCTTCTTTTACTTGATCTGGCATATTTAAGAGCCCATACATATTAGGTAACATTCGTTTTTGATTCTTTCCATCTTTTTGGATTGACACAGTACCTGTTAATACAAAATGATTTATTAGTTTTATTATTTCATTTGTTGCAAGTTTATATGCCTCCCCAAATGGAAGTAAATTATTATTTACATCTCCAGCATAATCATTATCTTTATAAAATTTTTCAGAAGTTTGTTTTAAGTGTCTAAATTTATATTGTAACTTTAAATAATTAAGTCTCACTGACTCTGAACGAAATCCAATGGTTGCAATAGTATTAACTTCATTTACTAATGTTGTAGGATTAGCATTAAGAAATGCATCCCATTTAATTGTTTTTAAATATCCCATCTTTAAATCAACATCTTCAATTTGTTCTTTTGAAAACCAGTTATAAAATACTGGTAATTTAATTTCTGAGAAAATATTCGCTATTTCTTTTGCATAATAATTTTGATCATATAATTCTGACATCTTTAACCTCCTTTAACTAATTTAAGTTTATCTAGATTTATTACCGTAAATAGCTACATTAACTATGCAAATTTTGTTTGTAGTACCATCAAGTGAAATTGCATCTGATAAAGCATAGGCATTAATTTTGCCATTACTTGAGCTATCTTTTTCAAGCTCACCATTTGTATCAAATTTAACTTTATCTTTTCTTTTTATACCACTATTTTGTTTGGCTACTAAATACCCTTGAAAATTATTTGTAATAGGTATTACTGTTGCTATGCCAGTAAACTCATCTATATCACTGCATATTCCATATAGATCATTCTCACCACCAACCTCAACATGTGGTTCATAGTGTGGATTGTTATTAGAAGTACTTGGATTTTCTACAACTAGTTTTACTCCTCTTTTGTATGGATAACCTTTGACAGGATAATTTTCTAATTTGTCTTTACTACTAGTTACAGTCCCACCTTGGTTGGCAAAGTGTAAATTTTTATCCCTAAAATCAACTTTATTACTAAAAACCCCTGCATCACTAATAGGATTTTTCATTAACTTTTTAATACTATTAGCTTTCTCTTCATATTGTTGTACTAACTGAGTTACATTTGACATATGTAAATCTTCTCCTTTAACCAATGGCTTTATTTCCATAAAGAGCTATTTTAACTAAATTTAATGTATACTCATCATTGCTTTTCTTACTCTCATCATTAGTAAGTTGTATTGTAAATTTATTTGATAATGCTATAGCATTAATTTTGACTGATGAGGTATTAGATGATTTAACAGCTTCTCCATTAGAATTAAAATCTAATTTATCACCTATCTTAAAACTATCAGAGCTTTGGGCAATTACATATCCAGTAAAATTATTCGTAATAGGAAGTATAGTTGCTACATTAGTATAAGGATCAATATCAACACATATTCCATACATGTTATTCCCATCACTAACTTCAACTTGAACTTCGTCATTTTTTTTAGTATCTGTCTCTACTTTTAGCTTTACTGCACGCTTATATGGAAATCCTAAAGCTGGGTATTCTTCTAATTTATCTGTACTACTTGAGAGAGATTGTGAAATTGCATCTACTCTTATGTTTTTATCTTGAAAAGTAGTTGGTGCTTTAAACACAGCAGCTTGAGTATCAAAACTCTTAAAGTATTTCCTTAATTTTAAGATAATCTCTTTAAGTGACTTACCTTCAGTAGTTTCTTCTAATATTGGGGTGCTTCTTTTACTTCGTCTTTTTGATCTTGTAGAATCCTCTTGTAATTGGGATTCTTGTAATAGATTCTTAAAAAGCTCTTGATCTTCTGTATCACTTAAATCAATATCACCCATTTGAAAATCAGTTTGAGTATCATGATCACTTCTAAGTTCATCTTTTGATGGGTTTGCTTTGCTAGTCACTATTCTTAACTACCTCTGTTTCCACATATACTTACTAATGCTATGTATAAGTTAGTATTAACTTGAAATGCCTTTGATAAGGCTATTCCATTAACACCACCTGAACTGCTGTTATTTTCAACTTCACCATCTGTATTAATTTTAATTTTGATTTCCAGGATTAATTGAACTTTGACTGCTCTGTTTTACTACTAAATATCCCGTAAAATTATTTGTTATTGGCAGTACAGTTGCTATACCAGTAAAGTCATCAATATCTATGCATATACCATATAAATCAGTACCACCCCCAGCTTCTACACAAGGTTCAGTATTATCACTTGCCTCATAAGATAACTTAACACCACGTTTGTATGGATATCCTTTAACAGGATAATTCTCTAACTTATCTACTTTTGAAGTGATACTTCCACCAGAATTAGCAAAGGTTAAATTCTTATCTCTAAAATCAACATTATTACTAAAAAGACCAGGATCCCTATTTGGATTTTTCATTAGGTCTTGTATTTCTTTTACCTTTTTATCATATTCTTCTTTAAGTTTTGTTATAGTCTCTGACATGCATATATCTCCTTAAGCTGTTTTTTTCTCTTTAAGGTTATAAAACTCATGTATTCTATCTTTATAAGCATTTGCAACAGAAATATTAAATTCATCAAAGTTAACTGGTGAGAACCCTGAATCTAATAATGATATTCTATTCTCTATTTTAGAGATAATATCACCACGCTTAGAATCAATATTACTTGCAGCACGTTTTCTCATACTTATATTTACTTTTGCTAAAGATACAAGTTGTTCTAATATCTCTCCATCTAAATGTTCAAAATTATCTAGCTTGGAAATAGCTTTTATTTGTTCTTTAGGAACAAATTTTCTCACTAACTCTCTTCTTTGTGCTTGCATTATTTCTTTCAGTGAATAACCTTTAGAAAGAAGAGTATCTTTATCAAAATGCTTGCTTAAATGTGCTTTTGCTAATTGATCAATTTCATTTATCTTTTCAGCTTCTAAGAGTAACTGTTTCTCTACTCGCTCTCTATCTTCCGCATTTGCAAGTTCACGTGCAATTCGGTCATTTATACTTAATTTATTAACCCTTTCATCTTCTCGAGTTACCTTTTCTTTAAGCTGCATATACTCTTCAAACTCTTCTTGACTTATACGTTTAAACTTATCAGAAGAGCTATTATCATTAGTCTGTATTACTACTTCTTCTGTATTTACATCTGAATCTTTTTCCATGAAAACTCCTTAACCTAAATTGAAAATAATTTTTCTTTTAGCTTTGATATCTCATCTTTGCTTAAAACACTTTTATTTATAAGTTCACTATATTTACCGAAAAATTCTATTAATTTGAGATCTCTATCTACTCTCTCTTCTTCACTAAGCATAACAAGAGAATTAAATTTCATCTCTAAATCAAAATACCTAGATAGTTTAATATTGACAGCAATCTCTACTGCTTCTTGTATTCCTTTAAGAAAATCATAATAATTGGATCTATCTCCCTTCCCATCATTTCCCAAACCTTTAGTCTGTTCATTAAAACTTCGAGTTAGTGGCTCTTTTGTATCTGCTCCTATCTTAGCTTTTACTAATGCCAATGCCTCTTTTAAATACGTAAGATCATACTTAATTACCTCTAATGATGCATCTGTTGTTGAAGTGTAAAATATTCCTTCATTATTTAAACTTGACTTTAATCTCTCGATTTCTCTTGAGAGACTATCATTAATACTCTTAAGATCAGATATGCTGTTATTATCCTGTCTTTGTCTTTGAAATAGACCTGCAAATAATCCATTATTACTATTATTTCTATGTGTTAAGCTGTTTAATGATGCAGTTGCATTTGATAGTGCATCTTGAAGTCCAACTAATGCTTCATCTTTATAAAAAAGAAAATTATGTGTCTCTATTCTCTTATCTATCTGTGTATAAATTTTCTCAAGTAGATAAATATTAAGTAAAAAACTTTCACTATAACATGGTATGTAACGTTTTAAGATATAATCATAATTATCAAAAATTATTACCCTACTCTTATGTATCTTAACTAAAGAGTAAGAAGTATTTCCTTCTTTTACTGTGTAAGTAATATACTGGTCATAAATGCCCAAATCTTTAACTAAATTGAAATCTAGATATTTAAATCCAATGGGCAATTCAGAATTTACTTCTTCTTCTAATTCTGTCAGTTCATCACGAGTTAGAACTAAAATATATCCTGCACCATTAAATCTATAACTAATTATAAGATTTAAAAGAGCATCTTTAAGCTCTCTTTTAAGTCTTGCTATCTCAGATTCACTAATATTATCTAAACTTTCAAGATGAATACCATTCTTCAGTGCATCCTCAGCAGGATTCTCTATATAGTTCCTAAAAAAAAGCGAATATTTATATAATTCCAAAGGACAGATCTTATTTGATCGTTTCTTTATTTCATCAAAATAATACAAATTTGTTCCTTTAATTTCAGTTTGCATATAGATTGTAGCAAAAATAATAGTTTTTGTCAAAATAAAAGAAACAAATACATATACGATAAAATATAGATATTTTATTGTATCTGTACTAATTGGGGGGGGAAATAAAAATTATTTCAATAATAATGCTAATAAAATACCTAAAGTAAGAGTTATGATAGTACCAAACATCCAATTATGGAGTTTAGATGTGTTTTTAAATTCTAATGTAGATTTCTCTATCTTATTATCAAGTTCATTGAATTTAGTATCTATCTTATTATCAAGTTCATTGAATTTAGTATCTATCTTATTATCAAGGTCCTTAATATCAGATTTTAATTCACTTCTGACTTCTATCTTTTACATTCATTAATTTATATCTATCTTATTTTAAGATTATTCTCAACTCATCTATTTTATTGTCAAGGTCCCTAATATCAGATTTTAAAGTTGTCTCAACCCTTTGAATCTCAGATTGTAAGAGAGCTTCAACTTTTTCAAGCTTAAGGTTAAAGTTACTCTCAACGGTGTCTATTTTTTTATCGAGTTCATTAAATTTAGTATCTATTTTGGTGTTAAGCTCATCCTTAACACTACTAATCCCATCTTCTAAGTGTTTCAATTTTATATCAAAGTTTTCTTTTAAGAATTCAATGTCTTTATAAGTCAGCTCATTACGATAATACCTATAAGACAGATCAATAGCAATATCTCTCTTAATACCGGCTTTAGTAAGTTCAGCTATAACCATTTGCTGTGTAATAACTCGTTGAGCAAGTCCCATAAAAACACTCCTTATGTAATTATTATATAATATTTTAACGGTTATAGGAACCTTATTTTAGTAAAATGAGCTTTAAGAGTACGCATACTTAGAGTCAATAACATATATGATGCTGATAGGCTATCTAATGAATCATCATCACTCTTCCCATCTCCTTTGTACTTATAAATATCAGATATAGCTGACTTACTTGAATAATCCATAATACTAAGTTTAGATGTTGCAAATGGCTCTATTAACGTAGCAATTCTAGTAAATTTATTACTTATAGGTTTAATTGGAGCAATTTTAAAATTATGACTCATACCCGCCCTAAGTTTAAGAAACATTTTAGTCACATTCCCATGCCCAGAAACGTTATCCCTATCTTCAACATATAGTTTGTGTACATTAAGATTTGTAAGTATAGTTTTAATTGTATTTAACATCTTAGGATCACCTACTGGTAACTTTTCTTGAAAAATAAATGCATAATAACTTTGATCTACTCTCTCCAAAACACAAAGGGCTGTATTATCTCCTCCTATACTGTATGCAGGATCTAAATATGCTATTGGGGATATAAATTCATGGTTACTTGTAAGATTAACATTAGTAAATATCGCATCACAGGACGGGACCCATTCTCCAAGTAGAACCCTTGCCTTATATGTTGGAATGTCCTTGTAAATCTCTTCTTGTGTTTTAATAAAATCCCGAGAAATTAATTCATTATCATATGTTGTAAAGTTATATTTAGAGTAAATTTTTGTATTATCAATATAATCAAGCTTAAAGAAATGCTCCGGGCTGTCAGGATTGGTATCAAATATAATTGCCTGCATTCCTACTCTAAGCCTTTTTAAACATTCTATTAATGTTTCTTTATGCAGTGTAGTTGCTTCATTAACGTAAATAAGCGCTGAATTAGAGCCTCTAAACCGCTCAAAATCACTTGCCCTATCACCACCATACAAATTAACTCTTAGTGAGTCTATTTCAAAATATGATGTATTAGAAAATTTTGGCCTAAAGGGTATTTTAAGCATACTAGCAATATCTTCTAACTCACTCATAACATTAACCTCTAATGATTTTTGTGGAATTTCCTATTATAAAATTATTAGTATTTCTTTTATACACATTCCTATTTGTAAGCAGTATTTTTAAGAATAGATAACATGCTAGAAATGTTTTACCACTTGCAATCCCACCAGATAAAATAATTTTACTTTGATTATTCTTCTCGATATTACGTACTACTTTAAGTTGTTTTGAAGTTAAATATTTACTTTCAAATCCTTTAAAATCAACCTCCAATGCTTTAGGCTTAATAAAATCCATTATATCAATACCAAAATCACGCTTGTACTCTCGCTGCATTTCTTTAAATATAGGCAGCTTATATATATCCATTACCATATCCTTTAAATTTGTAATTTAGAGCGCACATCTGTATCAGTAGCTTTAAGCTTTAGCATTGTCTTGTAACATAGTGACATCTTCTTAAGTTCTCTCTCCCTTTTAAGCTCATCGAGTTTAAGTTTTAACTCTTCAAGCTCACGACTCTCTTCTTCTGAATGTGCAACTTTTTTACTTAAAGTCTTCTTGTAAAGATTGCTAATTTGAGACTCGAGTTCTTCTATTTTGTAATTATGAGTTTTAAGTTCTAACTCTAAATAACGACTAAATGAATTTATAAATTCTAGTCCCAACATACTTTTAGCCATACTAAACTGACTTTTAAGATCACGCGCCTGGGCTGTACTTTGTGATGCATGAAATAAGATATTATTTAAAGTATCTTCACAAATAGTAAGCTTAGCAGCACCAGTAATATACTCAGGGTCATCTTTAAGCGCTTCCCATTTGCGTCTCATCTTTCCTACATTAACACGACTAACTCCCAGCTCTTTTGCTATACCAGTGTTATTAAGCTTCCCTTCTCTAAAATACACAACATAATCATCAAACGATTTCTTTACCCTATTCATACCTTTTAATATAAGTTAACTAATAGGTTAACAAAAATATATTTAACATAAAATTTATAACAAAACAATAAATTTTACAAAAACAATTAATACTTATACGTAAATGTACATTAAAGATATGTAAATAGAGATATATTTTTAAAATCATAAAAAATGATAAGGGGATTTAATATGAATAAAATTAATTTTATTTTGATTTTATTATTACTAATTAGTAGTTGTGAATATGAGCATGGAAATGCTACACCTAAGAGTAGAGTTAAAAGAAACTTCGAAGAACAATCAGAAATACAAAAAACACCTGAAGAAGCATCCTTAAGAGAAAAGCTAAATGAAACTCAAAAAAAAAACCTAGACTTTTTAAAAGAGGCTTTAGGTAATGATTCTATTTTCAACAAAATTTTACCAGTCATGATGAATCTGAAGAATAAAGAGAGGAGCACTTGATCACATAAATACTGAACTTGCAAAATGCACAGGTGAGAATGCTAGCCAGCAAAAAGAAACTTTTAAACAAGTAGTAAAGGGTGCTCTTAATGGTGGTGAAAACTTAGATAATTTTAAAAACCAAGCATCAAGCACTTGTGGATCAGGTGGTTAAATAAAACTCTAATAACTAAAGATGAAAGTTAAGAAATGGGGATTTAAAAAAGAAAGATTTAAGAGAATAAGGTAACAAAAATTCTAGATAAAGATGTGTAATAGAAAATAAATTAAACTCGTTATAAAAATGGTAAGAGTAACTATAAAAGTAAACTTTAAGTTAACAGAGATAGAGAATTTAAATTTTGTACTAAGTAATCCATCATTGCAAAGTTGAAAGGTACTAAAGCGACAGATAAAGTAAACAGAAAGTAAAATTATAAGTATTTGTTAATAACAATGGAAAGAATGCTAGTTATATTCCCTAAATTCTCAAAAAAATATCCTTTATATTTATTACAAATATGTATAAGAGCATATTTTCTATACAATGGCGACCTTTAAAAATTGACTCTACGTGTAAGTATTTGCTAATATTTTTTACACAAGTTTAGTAATTTTTATAATATTTAGTTAACTTTAAAATTACATGATAGTGAATGATTTACTTAAAGAAAAAAATAAAAAATTTAATTAAAGAAAATGAACTCTTAAGAGAAGAACTGTTGTTAATTACCAATCCTTCTAAAAAGCAAATTATTACTAAACCCAAAACTAGATTTTATCTTAATGACAAGACAATTAGACTCGTAAAACGCTCTATAGAGAGACTTAAAAGTCTAGACCCCATTTCAGGATGGTTTGTACACTTACTCTCAGTTACTGGTTGTAGGGGTGTTGAGGTACAAAATATAAAACTTGACCAGATATCAAAAGAAAAAGGTAGTAATAATGAACTACTCTATAGCCTGCGTGTTAATGTTGCAAAAAAGAGAAGAGGTGTTTGCATAAGAGAAGTTGTAATTAATAAAGATGAATTTGACGCTATTATGAGGGCCCATAAAACTTATTTCGAAAAAAAAGGTATGGATGCAAGACGTACATATCTATTTCAAAAAAGTAAGATTAGATTTCGTGATAATAAAATTAATATAAAAAAGATTACCGAAAAATTTAAAGAATTACTCATTAAGGGAGGATTTAAAGAAAGAAAATCTCTTCATTTATGTAGAAATATATTCATAGCTACTCTAAAATCACGTGGTTATAATGCATTCCAAATAAAAGAACTTATGAAATATTCATCTACTTCTGAGATTGATAATGTTTATGGTCTCTCAAGTGCAAGTAAAATACAGGCTTACAAAGATATCAAAACTAGCTTGAAATAAATTTTGCTAAATATCTATTTTTTTACAAAATATTATGTATAATAAATACAGCTTATTTATAAAATTTTTATATTAACCTTTTACCATTAAAAAAAAGAGACCGGAGAGTCTCTTTTTTTTATAAATAGAGATTTATATTTTTCTAAACACACGTTTAGACGTAACATTATACTCCCTTCCTCGCTCTTTAAGAGAGAGTGAATCATAAAGTACAGAAGACAAATTAGTTGCTATAAAATGATATCCTGGTGTATTTTTAATTTTAACTTCACTTATCTCAAATTCTCCATCTAAACATCTGTAAGCAGGGCCCTCCCACCTCACACTTGCACTGATATCAAACCGTCTCAGTACAGCGCATGGATTTAGAATATAACAATTACTTCTCATACACCCTGACTTAACAAAGTTATGATAATTCCTATTTATATCAAGAACACTAAACTGCAACTTTTTAAAAACTGATACGTAATAATGAAGAGATAAAAAGTAACATCCCCACTGACGTACTTCTGAGACTAAATTTGGATTATTTTGCGTTATTCTCATATATAATCTCACTTACAATCTTTATTTTTTAAACCACCACCCCTACTTCCCTTAACTTAAATATAGATATTAAAAAGGAATATCTTCATAAAACTCATCTTCAAGCTTATTCTCATTAATATCTTGTGTTTTAATTGATGAGTTTAAGACGCAAATATCATTTACCAAAATACTGTATTTACTCTTACCCTCACCTGTACGCTTATCATTCCAACTTGAATAAGATAGGGCTCCACTAAGTACAACTTGAACCCCTCGTTTAAGTAAAGCAGCAAGACTCTCAGCTCTAGCTCCAAAAATCACACAGTCAAAAAATTGAGCCTGTCTTGTCACACAGTTATTCTTCTTTACACCTCTATTATTAGCTAGTGTAAATTTTAATATAGGAAAACTATTACTAGTATAAATAACCTCACAGTTTCTTGTTAAACGACCAGACATACTTAACAAGTTAATATCAAACACCAGAACTCTCCTTATCAGAAAGCCTACTTAAAAGTTCCATACGTCTTAAATCACAATCAAGTCTCTCAAGATTTTCTAAAAATTCTCGTCTTGCATAATAAGCTTGAAAGAGATTCTTTATAATTCTCACACCAAACTTACATAAAAATCTTAAAATCTTGTAAGTAATTACTACAAATAAAACCATAAACATAAATCTCATAAAGGTACCCTTAAACAGCTTTTAAAATAGGTGTAGACCATTCATTTGAATTACTACTAAAAGTAAAGTCTATAACACAGCTTAAAAACTTAAACCTATCCTTAATAGCTCTCTTACTCATATCTAAAGAGAACCTATTCCCATCAAAGTTATAATTTATATGTTCATTTAAAGAAAATTTACGATAAAGATCATCTATTTGAAATTTAAGTTTATCTTTAATAGGTTTGGTTACCCTAGCCAACTCTAACGCCTGAGCCTTTTTAGTCTCCTCTTCTACCTTATCAATTTCAGATTGCAATGCATTAATCTCATCTAAACGTCTACTTAAATCCAAAATTTCGTCTTCATCAATCTCAAGTTGACTTGATTTTACAAATTCTAAAAATTCAAGCTTGAAATCTACATCACATAGCTCTTCATATAAAAAATTATTTTTCAAAAAATCCCTTATAATATCACTAAGCTCGTCTAAATCAATATTTTTAATATCAATATCACTTCTTGATTTTAAAGACTGGGCAATACTACTAACTTCTCCCTCTAATCTTGAAACTTCAGTCATTATATAACTAATAAAATCATCACTCTTATCAATTACACAGTTGATAGCCTCTCCACCTATGATAAAAAATAAATTTCCCTTATCTAAACCTGTACAGAGTAGCTGCATTTGTACTTGAACATAATACTTGAAGAAATATTTATCTTCTAAAAAATTACCACTCTTGTTGTATTCAATAGCTGCACTTTTTAAGTAAAAATTATCACTAATTTTGATCTCAAGTAACTCGGCTTCTCCAGCAATATTTACAAACCATCCATCAATTGTTGAACCAACTAATGTCTCACAGCCCTCAACTTTTTTAAAGTAATTATATTTATCAATACCGTTTGAATATTTATTTTTATGTAACACCTCAATATTATCCACGTTCATACGAACAAATTCATCAAATCCTAAAGATTCTAATATCTTTCCCTTTCTCATGCTCAAATTATCTTCAAATGGTATTTCTCTTCCTATAGCTTTAAGTATTCGCTCTAGCATTAATTTCTCTAAAGAATCAGCTCCAATAAACATGCTTCCAACTTCACTAGCTCCCATACGCTTTAACGATTCT
This genomic stretch from Borrelia puertoricensis harbors:
- a CDS encoding DUF228 domain-containing protein, which codes for MSNVTQLVQQYEEKANSIKKLMKNPISDAGVFSNKVDFRDKNLHFANQGGTVTSSKDKLENYPVKGYPYKRGVKLVVENPSTSNNNPHYEPHVEVGGENDLYGICSDIDEFTGIATVIPITNNFQGYLVAKQNSGIKRKDKVKFDTNGELEKDSSSNGKINAYALSDAISLDGTTNKICIVNVAIYGNKSR
- a CDS encoding tyrosine-type recombinase/integrase; protein product: MIYLKKKIKNLIKENELLREELLLITNPSKKQIITKPKTRFYLNDKTIRLVKRSIERLKSLDPISGWFVHLLSVTGCRGVEVQNIKLDQISKEKGSNNELLYSLRVNVAKKRRGVCIREVVINKDEFDAIMRAHKTYFEKKGMDARRTYLFQKSKIRFRDNKINIKKITEKFKELLIKGGFKERKSLHLCRNIFIATLKSRGYNAFQIKELMKYSSTSEIDNVYGLSSASKIQAYKDIKTSLK
- a CDS encoding DUF603 domain-containing protein gives rise to the protein MNRVKKSFDDYVVYFREGKLNNTGIAKELGVSRVNVGKMRRKWEALKDDPEYITGAAKLTICEDTLNNILFHASQSTAQARDLKSQFSMAKSMLGLEFINSFSRYLELELKTHNYKIEELESQISNLYKKTLSKKVAHSEEESRELEELKLKLDELKRERELKKMSLCYKTMLKLKATDTDVRSKLQI
- the bdr gene encoding Bdr family repetitive protein — translated: MGLAQRVITQQMVIAELTKAGIKRDIAIDLSYRYYRNELTYKDIEFLKENFDIKLKHLEDGISSVKDELNTKIDTKFNELDKKIDTVESNFNLKLEKVEALLQSEIQRVETTLKSDIRDLDNKIDELRIILK
- a CDS encoding Mlp family lipoprotein; translated protein: MNKINFILILLLLISSCEYEHGNATPKSRVKRNFEEQSEIQKTPEEASLREKLNETQKKNLDFLKEALGNDSIFNKILPVMMNLKNKERST
- a CDS encoding anti-CBASS protein Acb1 family protein, which produces MQTEIKGTNLYYFDEIKKRSNKICPLELYKYSLFFRNYIENPAEDALKNGIHLESLDNISESEIARLKRELKDALLNLIISYRFNGAGYILVLTRDELTELEEEVNSELPIGFKYLDFNLVKDLGIYDQYITYTVKEGNTSYSLVKIHKSRVIIFDNYDYILKRYIPCYSESFLLNIYLLEKIYTQIDKRIETHNFLFYKDEALVGLQDALSNATASLNSLTHRNNSNNGLFAGLFQRQRQDNNSISDLKSINDSLSREIERLKSSLNNEGIFYTSTTDASLEVIKYDLTYLKEALALVKAKIGADTKEPLTRSFNEQTKGLGNDGKGDRSNYYDFLKGIQEAVEIAVNIKLSRYFDLEMKFNSLVMLSEEERVDRDLKLIEFFGKYSELINKSVLSKDEISKLKEKLFSI
- a CDS encoding Mlp family lipoprotein — its product is MNTELAKCTGENASQQKETFKQVVKGALNGGENLDNFKNQASSTCGSGG
- a CDS encoding single-stranded DNA-binding protein, producing the protein MSGRLTRNCEVIYTSNSFPILKFTLANNRGVKKNNCVTRQAQFFDCVIFGARAESLAALLKRGVQVVLSGALSYSSWNDKRTGEGKSKYSILVNDICVLNSSIKTQDINENKLEDEFYEDIPF
- a CDS encoding DUF244 domain-containing protein; its protein translation is MTKINEHRSEEEMQQFDLYGQMVFKGFESFAYQSQENLKGKQKQLSKINKVGRKLPKIGKNECFKFNSKVDFSVQRESLKRMGASEVGSMFIGADSLEKLMLERILKAIGREIPFEDNLSMRKGKILESLGFDEFVRMNVDNIEVLHKNKYSNGIDKYNYFKKVEGCETLVGSTIDGWFVNIAGEAELLEIKISDNFYLKSAAIEYNKSGNFLEDKYFFKYYVQVQMQLLCTGLDKGNLFFIIGGEAINCVIDKSDDFISYIMTEVSRLEGEVSSIAQSLKSRSDIDIKNIDLDELSDIIRDFLKNNFLYEELCDVDFKLEFLEFVKSSQLEIDEDEILDLSRRLDEINALQSEIDKVEEETKKAQALELARVTKPIKDKLKFQIDDLYRKFSLNEHINYNFDGNRFSLDMSKRAIKDRFKFLSCVIDFTFSSNSNEWSTPILKAV
- a CDS encoding DUF228 domain-containing protein, which encodes MTSKANPSKDELRSDHDTQTDFQMGDIDLSDTEDQELFKNLLQESQLQEDSTRSKRRSKRSTPILEETTEGKSLKEIILKLRKYFKSFDTQAAVFKAPTTFQDKNIRVDAISQSLSSSTDKLEEYPALGFPYKRAVKLKVETDTKKNDEVQVEVSDGNNMYGICVDIDPYTNVATILPITNNFTGYVIAQSSDSFKIGDKLDFNSNGEAVKSSNTSSVKINAIALSNKFTIQLTNDESKKSNDEYTLNLVKIALYGNKAIG
- a CDS encoding DUF261 domain-containing protein, which encodes MRITQNNPNLVSEVRQWGCYFLSLHYYVSVFKKLQFSVLDINRNYHNFVKSGCMRSNCYILNPCAVLRRFDISASVRWEGPAYRCLDGEFEISEVKIKNTPGYHFIATNLSSVLYDSLSLKERGREYNVTSKRVFRKI
- a CDS encoding DUF1357 family protein; protein product: MEKDSDVNTEEVVIQTNDNSSSDKFKRISQEEFEEYMQLKEKVTREDERVNKLSINDRIARELANAEDRERVEKQLLLEAEKINEIDQLAKAHLSKHFDKDTLLSKGYSLKEIMQAQRRELVRKFVPKEQIKAISKLDNFEHLDGEILEQLVSLAKVNISMRKRAASNIDSKRGDIISKIENRISLLDSGFSPVNFDEFNISVANAYKDRIHEFYNLKEKKTA